One stretch of Xanthomonas sp. DAR 35659 DNA includes these proteins:
- a CDS encoding AMP-binding protein, producing MSAVPDSVSDPVSAPRLHPLAVGAPQRALAFAGDRHIDLATFLGHVRGLAAALPAGRYALNLCEDRYRFMVAFCAVALRGQTSLLPSSRAPAVVAEVQRSHADSYCLGDQALAEPPPHYWRLPEPLPSLDGDMPQLAADALVAIGFTSGSTGAPKPNPKTWGSFLTSTRQDLLALAGLWPAEAVPQVVATVPPQHMYGMELSVLLPLVTPLAVHAGRPFFPEDVARALAQVPAPRLLVTTPVHLRALVESGVALPPLAGIVSATAPLAQELAAAAEERFGGQVREMFGSTETCVFASRRTACELPWTPLPGVRVAPQPDGTLVHAPHLAQPVLLADLMEVDADGRFQVRGRQADLLEIAGKRASLADLTRRLLALPGVVDGAILQLDPEPGQAVGRIAAVVVAPGLDDAAILAALRRELDPVFLPRRLRKLDALPRNETGKLPRDRLLALLAGP from the coding sequence ATGTCCGCCGTTCCCGATTCCGTTTCCGACCCTGTTTCCGCACCGCGCCTGCATCCGCTCGCGGTCGGCGCGCCGCAGCGCGCGCTGGCCTTCGCCGGCGACCGGCACATCGATCTGGCCACGTTTCTCGGCCACGTGCGCGGCCTGGCCGCGGCGCTGCCGGCGGGCCGCTATGCGCTGAACCTGTGCGAGGACCGCTACCGCTTCATGGTCGCGTTCTGCGCGGTGGCCTTGCGCGGACAGACCTCGCTGCTGCCGTCCTCGCGCGCGCCGGCGGTGGTCGCCGAGGTGCAGCGCAGCCATGCCGACAGCTACTGCCTGGGCGACCAGGCGCTGGCCGAGCCGCCGCCGCATTACTGGCGGTTGCCCGAGCCGCTGCCGAGCCTGGATGGCGACATGCCGCAGCTGGCGGCCGATGCGCTGGTCGCGATCGGCTTCACCTCCGGCAGCACCGGCGCGCCCAAGCCCAATCCCAAGACCTGGGGCAGCTTCCTGACCAGCACCCGCCAGGACCTGCTGGCGCTGGCCGGGCTGTGGCCGGCCGAGGCCGTGCCGCAGGTGGTGGCGACGGTGCCGCCACAGCACATGTACGGCATGGAGCTGTCGGTGCTGCTGCCGCTGGTCACGCCGCTGGCGGTGCATGCCGGGCGGCCGTTCTTCCCGGAGGACGTGGCGCGCGCGCTGGCGCAGGTGCCGGCGCCGCGACTGCTGGTGACCACGCCGGTACACCTGCGCGCGCTGGTCGAATCCGGCGTCGCCCTGCCGCCGCTGGCCGGGATCGTCTCGGCCACCGCGCCGCTGGCGCAGGAGCTGGCCGCGGCGGCCGAGGAGCGCTTCGGCGGGCAGGTGCGCGAGATGTTCGGCTCCACCGAAACCTGCGTATTCGCCAGCCGTCGCACCGCCTGCGAGCTGCCGTGGACGCCGTTGCCCGGCGTGCGCGTGGCGCCGCAGCCGGACGGCACCCTGGTGCATGCGCCGCACCTGGCGCAGCCGGTGCTGCTGGCCGACCTGATGGAAGTGGACGCCGACGGCCGCTTCCAGGTACGCGGGCGCCAGGCCGATCTGCTGGAAATCGCCGGCAAGCGCGCTTCGCTGGCCGACCTGACCCGGCGCCTGCTGGCGCTGCCGGGCGTGGTCGATGGCGCGATCCTGCAACTGGACCCGGAGCCGGGCCAGGCGGTGGGTCGCATCGCCGCGGTGGTGGTGGCGCCGGGCCTGGACGATGCCGCGATCCTGGCCGCGCTGCGCCGCGAACTGGATCCGGTGTTCCTGCCGCGCCGGCTGCGCAAGCTCGACGCGCTGCCGCGCAACGAGACCGGCAAGCTGCCGCGCGATCGGTTGCTGGCGTTGTTGGCGGGCCCTTGA
- the cydB gene encoding cytochrome d ubiquinol oxidase subunit II, which yields MDMATVLPVIWFGVIGFGVLMYVLLDGFVLGLGILAPFAEDEAQLDLMMNTAAPIWDGNETWLVLGGAGLLAAFPKAYALILSALYLPVLLMLIALVFRGVAFEFRFKAHSSKYLWGWAFAAGSLCAAFWQGVILGALVEGMPLQDGKYLGGVLGWFSPFSMLTGAAVVFGYALLGGSWLILKTEGAMQRVARSLTRPLVLVVVVFMGLVSAWLPFLDSRIMARWFHDGNFWWLSPVPLLVLLNAFALWRATMAQGRDARPFVLTLCFFVLGFFGLVLGIWPNIVPPGLSIWDAASPPSSQGFVLAGLAVLLPVILGYTAWSYRVFRGKITADSGYHH from the coding sequence ATGGACATGGCGACCGTATTGCCGGTGATCTGGTTCGGGGTGATCGGCTTTGGCGTGCTGATGTACGTGCTGCTGGACGGCTTCGTGCTCGGCCTGGGCATCCTGGCCCCGTTCGCCGAGGACGAGGCGCAACTGGACCTGATGATGAACACCGCCGCGCCGATCTGGGACGGCAACGAGACCTGGCTGGTGCTCGGCGGTGCCGGCCTGCTGGCGGCGTTTCCCAAGGCCTATGCGCTGATCCTGTCGGCGCTGTATCTGCCGGTGCTGCTGATGCTGATCGCGTTGGTGTTCCGCGGCGTGGCGTTCGAGTTCCGCTTCAAGGCGCACAGCTCCAAGTATCTGTGGGGCTGGGCGTTCGCGGCCGGCTCGCTGTGCGCGGCGTTCTGGCAGGGCGTGATCCTCGGCGCGCTGGTCGAAGGCATGCCGCTGCAGGACGGCAAGTACCTGGGCGGCGTGCTCGGCTGGTTCAGCCCGTTCTCGATGCTGACCGGCGCGGCGGTGGTGTTCGGCTACGCCCTGCTTGGCGGCAGTTGGCTGATCCTGAAGACCGAGGGCGCGATGCAGCGCGTCGCGCGTTCGCTGACCCGGCCGCTGGTGCTGGTGGTGGTGGTGTTCATGGGCCTGGTCAGCGCCTGGCTGCCGTTCCTGGACTCGCGGATCATGGCGCGCTGGTTCCACGACGGGAACTTCTGGTGGCTGTCGCCGGTGCCGCTGCTGGTGCTGCTCAACGCGTTCGCGCTGTGGCGCGCGACGATGGCGCAGGGCCGCGACGCGCGCCCGTTCGTGCTGACCCTGTGCTTCTTCGTGCTCGGCTTCTTCGGCCTGGTGCTGGGCATCTGGCCGAACATCGTGCCGCCCGGACTGAGCATCTGGGACGCGGCCTCGCCGCCGTCCTCGCAGGGCTTCGTGCTGGCCGGGCTGGCGGTGCTGCTGCCGGTGATCCTGGGCTATACCGCGTGGTCGTACCGGGTGTTCCGCGGCAAGATCACCGCCGACAGCGGCTACCACCACTGA
- a CDS encoding cytochrome ubiquinol oxidase subunit I produces the protein MDALLLSRIQFGFVISFHVLFPAFTIGLSSWLAFLEWRWLSTRDTLWRDLYFFWLKIFAVSFGMGVVSGIVMSFQFGTNWSVLSERAGNILGPLLSYEVLTAFFLEASFLGVMLFGWRKVPEKLHFLSTCLVAIGTLISTFWILSANSWLHTPAGYAIVDGVFQPAHWREVIFNPSFPYRLAHMVLAAFITTCFVIGGVSGWYLRRGVHVELAGRMLKLAVAFAAIAVPLQIAAGDAHGLNTLEHQPIKVAAMEAHWHDEAPGAGVPLVLFAVPNEQAERNDYEVKIPRVGSLILTHTLDGEIAPLTSVPADERPPVKPVFYAFRIMVGLGMAMLLLAFVSLWFWWRGTLLRRRWLHLAWNAMLPAGFVALLAGWFVTEIGRQPYVIYGLLRTDDAASAVSPAMVWVSLSVYVLAYAFVFGFGGWYILKMLRKGPLPHEPEPQLHDGEKTPARPISAADDDLEETR, from the coding sequence ATGGACGCCCTGCTGCTCTCGCGCATCCAGTTCGGATTCGTCATCAGCTTCCACGTGTTGTTTCCGGCCTTCACCATCGGCCTGTCGAGCTGGCTGGCGTTCCTGGAGTGGCGCTGGCTGAGCACCCGCGACACCTTGTGGCGCGACCTGTATTTCTTCTGGCTGAAGATCTTCGCCGTGTCCTTCGGCATGGGCGTGGTCAGCGGCATCGTGATGAGCTTCCAGTTCGGCACCAACTGGTCGGTGCTCAGCGAGCGCGCCGGCAACATCCTCGGGCCGCTGCTCAGCTACGAGGTGCTGACCGCGTTCTTCCTGGAAGCCTCGTTCCTGGGGGTGATGCTGTTCGGGTGGCGCAAGGTGCCGGAGAAACTGCATTTCCTCTCCACCTGCCTGGTCGCGATCGGCACGCTGATCTCCACGTTCTGGATCCTGTCGGCCAACAGCTGGCTGCACACGCCGGCCGGCTACGCGATCGTCGATGGCGTGTTCCAGCCGGCGCACTGGCGCGAGGTGATCTTCAATCCCTCCTTCCCGTACCGGCTGGCGCACATGGTGCTGGCCGCGTTCATCACCACCTGCTTCGTGATCGGCGGGGTCAGCGGCTGGTATCTGCGCCGTGGCGTGCACGTGGAACTGGCCGGGCGGATGCTGAAGCTGGCGGTGGCGTTCGCCGCCATCGCCGTGCCGCTGCAGATCGCCGCCGGCGACGCGCATGGCTTGAACACGCTGGAGCACCAGCCGATCAAGGTGGCGGCGATGGAGGCGCACTGGCATGACGAAGCCCCCGGCGCCGGCGTGCCGCTGGTGCTGTTCGCGGTGCCCAACGAGCAGGCCGAGCGCAACGACTACGAGGTCAAGATCCCGCGCGTGGGCAGCCTGATCCTGACGCATACCCTGGACGGCGAGATCGCGCCGCTGACCTCGGTGCCGGCCGACGAGCGGCCGCCGGTGAAGCCGGTGTTCTACGCGTTCCGGATCATGGTCGGATTGGGCATGGCGATGCTGCTGCTGGCATTCGTCTCGCTGTGGTTCTGGTGGCGCGGCACGCTGCTGCGGCGCCGCTGGCTGCACCTGGCCTGGAACGCGATGCTGCCGGCCGGGTTCGTGGCGCTGCTGGCCGGTTGGTTCGTCACCGAGATCGGGCGCCAGCCGTACGTGATCTATGGTCTGCTGCGCACCGACGACGCGGCCAGTGCGGTCAGCCCGGCGATGGTGTGGGTGTCGCTGAGCGTGTACGTGCTCGCCTATGCCTTCGTGTTCGGCTTCGGCGGCTGGTACATCCTCAAGATGCTGCGCAAGGGGCCGCTGCCGCACGAGCCGGAGCCGCAACTGCACGATGGCGAGAAGACCCCGGCGCGGCCGATCTCGGCGGCCGACGACGACCTCGAGGAGACGCGCTGA
- a CDS encoding HEAT repeat domain-containing protein: protein MIKNIFHFFCFVFLIFTLKTEARNRSEFSSLLVSSVDFCSHEDLPESSCYERLDDYFYQIYDMSNVELSAKIDDASIMAVCSLLGHENYMVRYRAARILGAMGKAATIALPRLRAAEADSKPKFGGGALFQGQEAEKAIGLAIERIEGER, encoded by the coding sequence ATGATTAAAAATATTTTCCATTTTTTTTGTTTTGTATTTTTAATTTTTACACTCAAAACAGAGGCGCGAAATCGGAGTGAGTTTTCTTCACTTCTCGTTTCTTCCGTCGATTTTTGTAGCCACGAAGATTTGCCTGAAAGTTCATGCTATGAGCGGTTGGATGACTATTTTTACCAGATATACGACATGAGTAATGTTGAGCTGAGTGCGAAGATCGATGACGCCTCAATCATGGCGGTTTGTTCTTTGCTGGGTCATGAGAACTACATGGTCAGATATCGCGCTGCTCGCATCTTGGGGGCGATGGGGAAAGCCGCAACGATTGCACTTCCCAGGTTGCGTGCTGCTGAGGCGGATTCAAAGCCGAAGTTTGGTGGTGGCGCCCTCTTTCAGGGACAAGAGGCGGAAAAGGCCATCGGGTTGGCTATCGAGAGAATTGAAGGGGAGCGCTAG
- a CDS encoding RHS repeat domain-containing protein — translation MPKLKGICAAMRYVAVAAFSLFVVFGASAQTIRYIHTDGLGSVVLETDKNRNALERSEYEPYGSLLSSSIKDGPGYTGHVKDVSTGLNYMQQRYYDSSIGSFLSADPISVNGYSGSNFNRYAYANNSPYRFVDLDGRISTECGLCARYIPPEERFGVSKIAGAGKQNTDKPVTLMAEIVVRPYQEADGSGGMERRFGLTSPSLSDGWIVQKIRADLIGRDNGIVVKNQYQQYWEAFRIYKGQQHSVENDKFYVPSPLGVSPQGSITLKATARYYEGLILPGSFTRGGAREAGKLYSTYNDPNLDASNASNVVEYNFRLDWP, via the coding sequence ATGCCAAAGTTAAAGGGGATTTGTGCGGCGATGCGCTATGTGGCTGTGGCCGCCTTTTCATTGTTCGTTGTTTTCGGTGCTTCGGCGCAGACGATCCGGTACATTCACACGGATGGGCTAGGCTCTGTCGTGCTGGAGACGGATAAGAACCGCAATGCACTAGAGCGAAGCGAATATGAGCCTTATGGAAGCCTGTTGAGTAGTTCGATCAAGGATGGTCCTGGTTACACAGGACATGTTAAGGATGTCTCGACCGGGCTGAATTATATGCAGCAAAGATACTACGATTCATCGATTGGAAGCTTCCTTAGTGCTGATCCGATCTCTGTGAATGGTTATAGCGGGTCAAATTTCAATAGATATGCATATGCTAATAATAGCCCCTATCGCTTCGTGGATTTGGATGGTCGGATATCAACAGAGTGTGGATTGTGTGCAAGGTATATTCCGCCCGAAGAGAGATTTGGCGTAAGTAAAATAGCGGGTGCTGGAAAACAAAATACGGATAAGCCAGTTACACTTATGGCGGAAATCGTAGTGAGGCCCTATCAAGAGGCTGATGGAAGTGGCGGTATGGAGCGTAGATTTGGTTTGACTAGCCCTTCTTTAAGTGATGGATGGATTGTTCAGAAAATTAGAGCCGATTTGATAGGGCGTGACAATGGAATCGTAGTTAAAAATCAGTACCAGCAATATTGGGAGGCCTTTCGCATATATAAGGGTCAGCAGCACTCTGTGGAAAATGATAAATTTTATGTTCCATCTCCGCTAGGGGTGTCCCCACAAGGAAGTATTACCCTAAAAGCTACTGCGCGTTACTATGAGGGCCTGATTTTGCCAGGCAGCTTTACAAGGGGTGGCGCCCGCGAGGCTGGAAAGCTATACTCGACCTACAATGACCCAAATCTCGATGCGTCCAACGCATCAAATGTAGTTGAGTACAACTTCAGGTTGGATTGGCCATGA